In Plasmodium vinckei vinckei genome assembly, chromosome: PVVCY_13, a single genomic region encodes these proteins:
- a CDS encoding lysine--tRNA ligase, putative — protein MLTPFLPILKKKKFIRQFFFNHKFITLFENNFKTNIIKLHFTTMTEKREHVTQNQKKSKPTPPKDTKKDDEAELDPRLYHENRSKFILDQQAKGVNIYPHKFERTITIPDFIEKYKDLENGEHLEETILNVTGRIMRISSSGQKLRFFDLVGDGKRIQVLANFSFHDKEKSNFAECYDKIRRGDIVGIIGFPGKSKKGELSIFPKETIILSPCLHMLPLKYGLKDTEIRYRQRYLDLLVNESTRNVFITRTKIISFLRNFLDNQGFIEVETPSMNLTAGGASARPFITHHNELDIDLYLRIATELPLKMLIVGGLDRVYEIGKVFRNEGIDNTHNPEFTSCEFYWAYADYYDLINWSEEFFSKLVYHLFGTYKILYNKDGPEKDPIEIDFTPPYPKISLVEELEKITKVKLEQPFDSPETINKMINIIKENNIEMPNPPTAAKLLDQLASHFIENIYQNQPFFIIEHPQIMSPLAKYHRSKPGLTERLEMFICGKEVLNAYTELNDPFKQKECFSAQQKDKEKGDAEAYHCDAAFCTSLEYGLPPTGGLGLGIDRIAMFLTNKNSIKDVILFPTMRPGN, from the exons ATGCTGACGCCTTTTTTAcctattttaaaaaaaaaaaaatttattcgacaatttttttttaatcataAGTTCATTACATTATtcgaaaataattttaaaacaaatattatcaaactTCATTTTACAACAATGACTGAAAAAAGAGAGCATGTCACtcaaaatcaaaaaaaaagtaaaccCACACCTCCAAA GGACACAAAAAAAGATGATGAAGCAGAGTTAGATCCAAGATTGTACCATGAAAATCGatctaaatttattttagatCAACAAGCAAAAggtgtaaatatatacccACATAAATTCGAAAGAACAATTACTATTCCTGattttatagaaaaatataaagactTAGAAAATGGAGAACACTTAGAAGAAACTATTTTAAATGTTACTGGAAGAATAATGAGAATTTCATCCTCTGGTCAAAAACTAAGATTTTTCGATTTAGTAGGTGATGGAAAAAGAATACAAGTATTAgcaaatttttcatttcatgataaagaaaaatcaAATTTTGCTGAATgttatgataaaataaggAGAGGTGATATAGTAGGTATTATTGGATTTCCTggtaaaagtaaaaaaggAGAATTAAGTATATTCCCAAAGGAAactattatattatcaccATGCTTACATATGCTACCTTTGAAATATGGTTTGAAAGATACAGAGATAAGATATAGACAAAGATATTTAGATTTACTTGTTAATGAATCTACTAgaaatgtatttattactagaacaaaaataattagcTTTTTAAGAAACTTTTTAGATAATCAAGGTTTTATAGAAGTAGAAACTCCATCTATGAATTTAACAGCAGGTGGTGCTAGTGCACGCCCATTTATTACACACCATAACGAGCTAGATATCGACCTTTATTTAAGAATTGCTACTGAACTACCATTAAAAATGCTAATAGTTGGTGGATTAGATAGAGTATATGAAATTGGAAAAGTTTTTAGAAACGAAGGAATAGATAATACACATAATCCTGAATTTACATCCTGTGAATTCTATTGGGCATATGCTGATTACTatgatttaattaattGGTCAGaagaatttttttcaaaattagtatatcatttatttggtacatataaaatattatataataaagatgGACCTGAAAAGGATCCAATTGAAATTGATTTTACACCTCCATATCCTAAAATATCTTTAGTAGaagaattagaaaaaattacaaaagtAAAATTAGAACAACCATTCGATTCTCCAGAaactataaataaaatgataaacatcataaaagaaaataatattgaaatgCCTAATCCACCTACTGCTGCTAAATTATTAGATCAATTAGCATCACattttattgaaaatatttatcaaaatcaaccattttttataattgaaCATCCTCAAATTATGAGCCCACTTGCTAAGTATCACAGATCAAAACCAGGATTAACAGAAAGATTAGAAATGTTTATATGTGGAAAAGAAGTATTAAATGCATATACTGAATTAAATGATCCATTCAAACAAAAAGAATGTTTTTCGGCACAACaaaaagataaagaaaAGGGTGATGCTGAAGCATACCATTGTGATGCAGCTTTTTGTACTTCTTTAGAATATGGATTACCACCTACAGGAGGGTTAGGATTAGGTATTGATAGAATTGCAATGTttttaacaaataaaaattctatTAAAGATGTCATTTTATTCCCTACAATGAGGCCAGGAAATTAA
- a CDS encoding small nuclear ribonucleoprotein E, putative has translation MATTNKKLQKIMTQPINQIFRFFTNQTVVQIWLYDKPHTRIEGKILGFDEYMNMVLDESKEISVKKNTKKELGKILLKGDTITLIMEAKKDEEEEEE, from the exons ATGGCGACTACGAATAAAAagttacaaaaaattatgaccCAGCCAATA AACCAAATATTTCGGTTTTTCACGAACCAAACGGTTGTACAAATTTGGCTATACGATAAACCGCATACCAGAATCGAAGGAAAAATTCTC gGCTTTGAcgaatatatgaatatggTTTTAGATGAGTCAAAAGAAATTTccgttaaaaaaaatacaaaaaaagaattagggaagattttattaaaaggaGACACAATAACTCTTATTATGGAAGC aaaaaaagatgaaGAAGAGGAAGAAGAATAA